A single region of the Salvia miltiorrhiza cultivar Shanhuang (shh) chromosome 8, IMPLAD_Smil_shh, whole genome shotgun sequence genome encodes:
- the LOC131001085 gene encoding bet1-like SNARE 1-2 isoform X2 codes for MDTLEAGGLRTSSSYSSGMDDHDNEKTMDSLHDRVSFLKRLTGDIHEEVETHNRMLDRMGNEMDASRGIMSGTMDRFKMVFEKKSNKRICKLAGYFVISFFALYYGIRILLYYLYG; via the exons ATGGACACCCTTGAAGCGGGTGGACTCAGGACATCTTCATCATATTCAAGTGGCATGGATGATCATGACAATGAGAAAACTATGGATAGTTTGCACGATAGAGTCAGCTTTCTGAAACGA TTGACGGGGGACATACATGAGGAGGTGGAGACTCACAATCGTATGCTAGACAGAATG gGTAATGAGATGGATGCATCAAGAGGAATTATGTCGGGAACAATGGATCGTTTCAAAATG GTGTTTGAAaagaaatcaaataaaagaatatGCAAACTTGCAGGATATTTCGTGATTTCTTTCTTTGCGCTGTATTATGGGATTAG GATTCTCTTGTATTACCTGTATGGTTAA
- the LOC131001085 gene encoding bet1-like SNARE 1-2 isoform X1: MSYRRDHRGSRSALFDNMDTLEAGGLRTSSSYSSGMDDHDNEKTMDSLHDRVSFLKRLTGDIHEEVETHNRMLDRMGNEMDASRGIMSGTMDRFKMVFEKKSNKRICKLAGYFVISFFALYYGIRILLYYLYG; encoded by the exons ATGAGTTACAGGAG GGATCATAGAGGCTCGAGGTCTGCACTTTTTGATAACATGGACACCCTTGAAGCGGGTGGACTCAGGACATCTTCATCATATTCAAGTGGCATGGATGATCATGACAATGAGAAAACTATGGATAGTTTGCACGATAGAGTCAGCTTTCTGAAACGA TTGACGGGGGACATACATGAGGAGGTGGAGACTCACAATCGTATGCTAGACAGAATG gGTAATGAGATGGATGCATCAAGAGGAATTATGTCGGGAACAATGGATCGTTTCAAAATG GTGTTTGAAaagaaatcaaataaaagaatatGCAAACTTGCAGGATATTTCGTGATTTCTTTCTTTGCGCTGTATTATGGGATTAG GATTCTCTTGTATTACCTGTATGGTTAA